The segment AGTTATTGAATAATTCGGTAAGAGTTGTTTAGCATTTATCTTTACAAACAATGATTGATTAGTAGTTATAGTATTTATACATTTGTCTTTAAATTTGTCAGCATGTTgatgtgattttatattatcTACGGAAAAAAGCCAAGTATGATGTTGGAGGCAGCTATGTATACACAACTGTAGATTGTGTATTTAGTTCAAAGATCTCTGCTATTTGGGAAAAATATTTGGATTTAGATAGCGATGTTGGTTGTGCCGATGAAGAACATGTCATTGGTGAATACATTAGAGGGTACAAAATGCATGCTGCTACACCTTGACATAAGATTGAATATGTTTTTGTTCTTGTCCACGTTAAGGAGAAATTTCATTGGGTGTTGGCTGTG is part of the Solanum lycopersicum chromosome 1, SLM_r2.1 genome and harbors:
- the LOC109119896 gene encoding uncharacterized protein encodes the protein MRFVHGSEMAYLQSMTEIFRKHDQDHYKKNLAEIPVAINLGVLIVDNKNWFYNLYFKGQLLNNSHVDVILYYLRKKAKYDVGGSYVYTTVDCVFSSKISAIWEKYLDLDSDVGCADEEHVIGEYIRGYKMHAATP